A genome region from Babesia bigemina genome assembly Bbig001, chromosome : I includes the following:
- a CDS encoding kinesin-like protein, putative: protein MAKAPTERSRIDVIVRKRPLSDLEKARGDTDVVLCNNTTAIIEELKLRIDGSTYIDRYEFRVDRFYDEHADNQLIYEEYVKPLVEFAFKEQKTCSCFTYGQTGSGKTFTMIGSRKLKNPNMPYMRKYLSGIYEYAANDIYRMLCEPEYDGRLEVMISFYEIYCGKLYDLLQDRYVIIWRIDMKMVEALDNGKREVIIKDLTLRRVTCKEDLIGHMLGGLTLRKIGQNSQNDQSSRSHALLRIELREIETMKNCGRIAFIDLAGSERGADCINQPKQTQMDGAGINRSLLALKECIRAMDLDKTHIPFRDSELTKVLRDIFVGGSRNLMIANICPSNVSCEQTLNTLRYASRVKNFRQPQTTGSNGAAETEHESSNVYRKHLSIPTYESSRLRSDASEYASGPSLAVSPRLKNMGLIGSKLMSTSQKLNKSRTLAPPMSSRSAVSRKISDITSPRETIRSAREANAQPYSRSRGSNLPDPFSSVLQSMKSQQRTTPSVETMLEDITLDPLNQNLYENICDSLELNASNSTSSVDADTKMKIEKSIDALQKAERIYNHIALQMMTVNGDPEIPNYAEFIKSKIKMQVKPLLFLKQAVEEHNNLMRVNSSIPGMDP from the exons ATGGCTAAGGCGCCGACAGAAAGGAGCCGAATTGACGTGATCGTGCGCAAAAGGCCCCTCAGCGATTTAGAAAAGGCGCGTGGAGACACCGATGTCGTCCTCTGTAACAATACAACGGCGAtcatcgaggagctcaA GCTGCGCATCGACGGATCGACATACATTGACCGGTATGAGTTTCGGGTGGATCGATTTTACGACGAACATGCCGACAATCAGCTTATTTACGAGGAATATGTGAAGCCGCTCGTAGAGTTCGCCTTCAAGGAGCAGAAAACATGCTCCTGTTTTACCTACGGGCAAACCGGTAGCGGGAAAACCTTCACAATGATAGGATCGCGCAAATTGAAGAACCCAAATATGCCGTATATGCGTAAGTACCTTT CTGGCATTTACGAATACGCCGCCAATGACATTTATCGCATGCTGTGTGAGCCTGAATACGACGGGAGACTGGAAGTCATGATCAGCTTCTACGAAATATACTGTGGCAAACTAtacgacctgctccaggaCAGGTATGTGATTATATGGCGAATAGACAT GAAAATGGTGGAAGCGTTGGATAACGGCAAACGCGAAGTAATCATCAAGGATCTGACTCTACGCCGAGTAACTTGCAAGGAAGACCTAATTGGCCATATGCTTGGCGGGCTGACATTGAGGAAAATCGGACAGAACTCGCAAAATGACCAGTCTTCGAGATCCCATGCACTCTTACGAATCGAGCTGCGGGAAATTGAAACTATGAAGAATTGCG GACGGATCGCTTTTATAGATCTGGCTGGGAGCGAGAGGGGAGCTGACTGCATCAACCAGCCGAAGCAAACTCAGATGGATGGTGCTGGTATAAACAGGTCACTTTTGGCTCTAAAGGAGTGTATTAGGGCAATGGATCTAGATAAGACGCACATACCTTTCAGAGACAGTGAACTCACAAAGGTTCTCAGGGATATCTTTGTCGGTGGAAGCAGGAATCTCATGATCGCAAATATATGTCCAAGCAATGTGAGCTGTGAGCAGACGTTAAATACTCTTAGATATGCTTCTCGTGTGAAAAACTTCAGGCAACCGCAAACCACGGGGTCAAATGGCGCCGCGGAAACAGAACATGAATCCAGCAACGTATACAGGAAGCACCTAAGCATACCAACGTATGAGAGTAGCAGGTTAAGGTCTGACGCAAGCGAGTATGCTAGTGGGCCGTCACTCGCTGTTTCACCACGTCTGAAAAACATGGGACTCATCGGCTCGAAATTGATGAGCACATCGCAAAAACTGAACAAATCCCGTACATTGGCTCCACCTATGAGCAGTAGAAGCGCTGTTTCTAGGAAGATTAGTGACATCACTTCACCGAGAGAAACAATCAGATCGGCGCGTGAGGCTAACGCACAACCTTACAGCCGTAGCAGAGGTTCAAACCTGCCAGACCCGTTCAGTAGTGTTTTGCAGTCCATGAAATCGCAGCAACGCACCACGCCTTCGGTGGAAACCATGCTGGAAGATATCACATTGGATCCCTTGAACCAGAATCTATACGAAAACATATGCGATTCTTTGGAATTAAATGCCTCCAACTCTACTTCAAGCGTCGATGCGGACACTAAGATGAAAATCGAAAAATCAATCGACGCTCTGCAAAAGGCTGAGCGGATATATAATCATATTGCTCTGCAAATGATGACTGTAAACGGCGATCCAGAAATTCCAAACTACGCGGAATTCATCAAAAGCAAAATCAAGATGCAAGTGAAGCCGCTCCTGTTTCTTAAGCAAGCCGTAGAGGAGCACAATAACTTAATGAGAGTGAACAGCAGTATACCTGGCATGGATCCGTAA
- a CDS encoding hydrolase, TatD family protein, putative, with the protein MEDSTSCTPSYDFIDIGANLVDKMYKGVYNGKQRHIADLSGVIDRAKKVGVTKMLLTAGTLGDIYDALDICEEFDKEGISLFTTAGVHPTMCNEFIRNKFRKTAEQYMQALDEIIEKHRNRIVAIGELGLDYDRLNWCDKDVQKKYFEIQLDLAAKHKLPLFLHMRNATEDTMDILMRNKEKWVEAGGVCHSFTSDEASLQRLIDEGFYIGINGCSLKTSDNLEVLKKVPLDKIMLETDCPWCGIKPTHASSQYVKTVFPVVKKAEKMTGETIYNQRNEPCHIMLVLSQGFSFQRRQVAEVVHQIVAPEMEFKEFCDM; encoded by the exons ATGGAGGACTCGACTTCCTGTACTCCGTCGTACGACTTCATTGACATCGGCGCCAACCTTGTTGACAAAATGTACAAGGGAGTGTACAACGGCAAGCAGCGACACATAGCAGACTTGTCAGG TGTCATTGATCGAGCAAAAAAGGTTGGTGtcaccaagatgctgctcaCGGCCGGTACGCTGGGTGACATATACGACGCCTTAGACATATGTGAAGAGTTCG ACAAGGAAGGCATATCGCTCTTCACAACGGCTGGGGTGCACCCGACCATGTGCAACGAATTCATACGCAATAAATTCCGAAAGACGGCGGAGCAGTACATGCAAGCGCTGGACGAAATTATTGAAAAGCACCGAAATCGCATAGTGGCAATCGGAGAACTGGGACTAGATTACGATCGGCTAAACTGGTGCGATAAGGACGTGCAGAAAAA ATATTTTGAGATACAACTGGACCTCGCGGCGAAGCACAAGTTACCACTATTCTTGCACATGAGGAACGCCACGGAAGATACCATGG ATATACTTATGAGGAACAAGGAAAAATGGGTAGAGGCGGGTGGCGTTTGCCACAGCTTCACCAGCGATGAGGCCTCCCTGCAGAGGCTCATCGACGAAGGGTTCTACATTGGGATCAACGGATGCTCCTTGAAAACGTCAGATAACCTGGAAGTGCTAAAGAAAGTCCCTCTGGACAAGATCATGCTGGAGACGG ACTGCCCCTGGTGTGGCATTAAACCGACACACGCCAGCAGCCAGTATGTCAAAACCGTCTTCCCGGTGGTCAAGAAAGCTGAGAAAATGACAGGAGAGACCATCTACAACCAACGGAACGAGCCATGCCACATAATGTTAGTTCTGTCGCAAGGGTTTTCATTCCAACGTAGACAAGTTGCCGAGGTTGTGCACCAAATCGTCGCTCCGGAAATGGAGTTCAAAGAGTTCTGCGATATGTAG
- a CDS encoding ubiquitin-activating enzyme E1, putative has protein sequence MDLDGQNTGIDTDLYSRQIGTFGIEMMGKLQKLKVLIIGAKGVGTEIAKNLALMGVDTICLHDDDTVKRQDLGVNFFLRSADVGVKVVSEVCLRHLQDLNGNVNVIAHRGEITEEVIVQYDVVVCCDQKLDMLMKVSGSCRNNRLNKRIGFISADTFGMVGAIFVDFGNNFVCVDPSGKDTITAIVSGISSEEKGVVYIHTEGSMPFQSGDVVTFSEVEGMEELNSMGPVEITVKDKDSFTIGDTRGFKPYISGGIVKEIRRPKQINFISFEEAMTNPSKNNCMLTMDYSLFGRAEQLHWISMAYRMCGNDVNSVKASAQNLNAKAQSSAVEQIDEKVLSNFVRFAHLRISPLCSFVGGVVAHEVIKFTGKYHPIDQWLYCDFTLPEEVTTGNTSDVGFDSRYSDQIAIWGREVQSKIQSAKIFTVGSGALGCEFMKHFALLGCGTQNGGVVTLTDNDRIEVSNISRQFLFRKKPPEIHKRFQKHVGLPKSKVAAMAAKDINEHMRIEALEIAVGQETEDYFNDRFWEHLTVVVNALDNVKARQYVDGRCVWYEKPLLESGTLGTMGNVQVIIPHITQCYSESQDPQETSIPLCTLKHFPYQVDHTIQWARDLFEGLFTQLAHDMRKIQNNSSGKRAKNSVTSRFTEIDDIPDDKVKMIAQLVKITDNNAKEELLRIAAHLLNQYFVNNIKQLLYSFPADHLTSDGLKFWSPPKRIPEPLVFNSEEKYVNMFLVATSNILGTVIGKDVRVDANDAKAMPKVEFEEFKPVVLKLSNDKLNVEVEAPANNDKMREVLIDEIRRSNAKFNSVDFEKDDDTNFHIEFIWATANMRCRNYDIEQCDRMKAKLIAGKIIPAIATTTAMVAGLVMLEFVKTICYKKLKLEHFRNSFCCLATPVWLQSEPMPPTTTSDKEYDPIVGGAVRALPANFTTWDKVHLNLPNGTVKEIIEAIRDKFNVEIIILSAGNICIYNSFMPSHQRERLNQPVAELMEKLSKKPLPPSCSHLVMEASCTDDDDVDVVIPTIKFSFRNA, from the exons ATGGATCTCGACGGCCAAAACACCGGCATCGATACTGACCTCTACTCGAGGCAGATCGGTACCTTCGGGATCGAGATGATGGGCAAGCTCCAAAAACTGAAGGTCCTCATCATCGGCGCCAAGGGTGTCGGTACGGAAATAG CCAAAAATCTCGCCCTGATGGGAGTCGACACCATATGCCTGCACGATGACGACACCGTGAAGAGACAGGACCTCGGCGTGAACTTTTTCCTGCGGTCGGCGGACGTCGGAGTGAAGGTGGTCAGCGAGGTCTGTCTGCGCCACCTCCAGGACCTTAACGGCAACGTAAACGTCATCGCCCATCGTGGGGAGATAACAGAG GAGGTTATTGTCCAGTACGACGTTGTGGTCTGCTGCGACCAGAAGCTGGACATGCTGATGAAAGTCAGCGGATCGTGCCGCAACAACAGGCTCAACAAGCGTATCGGGTTCATATCGGCCGACACTTTCGGCATGGTGGGAGCGATATTCGTAGACTTTGGCAACAACTTCGTCTGCGTCGACCCCTCGGGCAAGGATACCATCACCGCTATCGTATCCGGCATCTCCAGC GAGGAGAAGGGGGTTGTGTACATCCACACCGAAGGCAGCATGCCATTCCAGAGCGGGGACGTGGTGACCTTCTCCGAGGTCGAGGGCATGGAGGAGCTCAACTCCATGGGCCCCGTGGAAATCACCGTCAAGGACAAAGATTCCTTCACCATCGGTGATACGCGTGGCTTCAAACCTTATATCTCCGGGGGTATCGTGAAGGAAATACGCAGGCCCAAGCAGATCAACTTCATCAGTTTCGAGGAGGCGATGACTAACCCCTCGAAGAACAACTGCATGCTGACCATGGACTACAGCCTTTTCGGAAGAGCCGAGCAGCTCCACTGGATCAGCATGGCATATCGCATGTGTGGAAACGATGTAAACTCTGTAAAGGCCTCGGCGCAGAACCTGAACGCGAAGGCGCAGTCCTCGGCAGTTGAGCAAATCGACGAAAAGGTTTTGTCTAATTTCGTGAGATTCGCGCACCTGAGGATTTCGCCGCTGTGCTCGTTCGTCGGAGGTGTGGTTGCCCACGAAGTTATCAAGTTCACCGGCAAGTACCACCCCATCGACCAGTGGCTCTACTGCGACTTCACCCTGCCGGAGGAAGTCACAACGGGCAACACGAGCGACGTGGGGTTCGACTCCAGATACAGCGACCAGATAGCGATATGGGGGCGCGAAGTGCAGAGCAAGATCCAGAGCGCAAAGATATTCACA GTTGGATCCGGAGCGCTTGGCTGTGAGTTCATGAAGCACTTCGCCCTGTTAGGGTGCGGAACACAAAATGGAGGTGTCGTTACGCTCACTGACaatgaccgcatcgaggtCTCCAACATCAGCAGGCAGTTCCTCTTCAGGAAG AAGCCGCCTGAGATACACAAACGTTTCCAGAAACACGTTGGACTCCCCAAGTCGAAGgttgcggcgatggcggccaAGGATATCAACGAGCACATGCGCATAGAGGCGCTTGAGATTGCAGTTGGGCAGGAAACTGAGGACTACTTCAATGACAGGTTCTGGGAACACCTCACAGTGGTGGTCAACGCGCTGGACAACGTGAAGGCGAGGCAGTACGTTGACGGGCGGTGCGTGTGGTACGAGAaaccgctgctggagtcggGGACGCTTGGCACCATGGGCAATGTGCAGGTGATCATACCGCACATCACGCAATGCTACAGCGAGAGCCAGGACCCACAGGAAACATCGATCCCTCTGTGCACACTCAAACACTTCCCGTACCAAGTTGACCACACGATACAGTGGGCGAGGGATCTTTTCGAGGGCCTGTTCACCCAACTTGCCCACGACATGAGGAAGATACAGAACAACTCCTCGGGTAAGCGTGCTAAGAACAGTGTGACATCACGATTCACAGAAATCGACGACATACCGGACGACAAGGTGAAGATGATTGCACAGCTGGTGAAAATCACGGATAACAACGCCAAGGAGGAGCTTCTGCGGATAGCAGCCCACCTCCTCAACCAGTACTTCGTCAACAACatcaagcagctgctgtatTCGTTCCCGGCGGACCACCTCACCTCAGACGGGCTCAAATTCTGGAGCCCACCCAAGAGGATACCGGAGCCACTCGTGTTCAACTCGGAGGAGAAATATGTCAACATGTTCTTGGTTGCAACGTCCAACATTCTCGGCACGGTCATT GGCAAGGATGTGCGTGTAGACGCGAACGACGCTAAAGCGATGCCGAAGGTGGAGTTCGAGGAGTTCAAGCCCGTAGTGCTCAAACTGTCAAACGACAAACTGAACGTGGAAGTAGAGGCGCCCGCAAACAACGATAAGATGCGCGAAGTTTTAATTGACGAAATCAGGAGAAGCAACGCCAAATTCAACTCCGTCGATTTCGAAAAGGATGACGATACAAACTTCCACATAGAGTTCATATGGGCCACCGCGAACATGCGCTGCCGAAACTATGACATAGAGCAGTGTGACCGCATGAAGGCGAAGCTTATCGCAGGAAAGATCATACCCGCCATCGCCACGACGACCGCGATGGTCGCCGGACTAGTCATGCTGGAGTTCGTGAAGACCATATGCTACAAGAAGCTGAAGTTGGAGCACTTCAGGAACTCGTTCTGCTGCCTCGCCACTCCGGTATGGCTGCAGTCGGAGCCTATGCCACCCACGACCACCAGCGACAAGGAGTACGACCCTATTGTAGGCGGAGCTGTTAGGGCGCTGCCGGCGAACTTCACAACCTGGGACAAGGTGCATCTCAACCTGCCGAACGGCACTGTAAAGGAGATCATCGAAGCTATTCGCGACAAGTTCAACGTGGAAATCATCATTCTCAGCGCAGGGAACATCTGCATCTACAACTCGTTCATGCCCTCGCACCAGCGGGAGCGCCTCAACCAGCCAGTCGCAGAG CTGATGGAGAAGCTCTCCAAGAAGCCATTGCCACCGTCTTGTTCTCACCTGGTCATGGAGGCCAGCTGcacagatgacgacgacgtGGACGTCGTCATCCCGACCATCAAATTCTCGTTCAGAAACGCATAA
- a CDS encoding UMP-CMP kinase, putative → MTRPLQKIIVVAGPPGSGKSTMSGRMVDFFGFKHISAGECLREEMSNPDSPNRDLIRSYIDAGKVIPVGVTIELLIKKMESFGWGEHVIVLDGFPRNADNAQGWAERMSACTQLEHMIVLNCSIEVCKERILGRASECERTDNATAAIQNRMKVFFDDTVPIMHCLMMAGKCTSLDASGTKDEVWREVTNVLGRLGYQPVSNGA, encoded by the exons atGACGCGCCCTCTTCAGAAGATT ATAGTCGTCGCCGGGCCGCCCGGCTCCGGCAAGAGCACCATGTCCGGCCGGATGGTCGATTTTTTTGGTTTTAAGCACATTTCCGCCGGCGAGTGCCTCCGCGAGGAGATGTCTAACCCCGATTCGCCGAACCGGGACCTCATCCGCAGCTACATCGACGCTGGCAAGGTGATTCCCGTCGGCGTGACGATCGAGCTGCTGATAAAGAAGATGGAGTCGTTTGGCTGGGGCGAGCACGTCATCGTTCTGGACGGTTTCCCGCGCAACGCCGACAACGCGCAGGGCTGGGCCGAGCGCATGAGCGCGTGCACGCAGCTGGAGCACATGATCGTTTTGAACTGCTCCATCGAGGTCTGCAAGGAGCGCATCCTCGGCCGGGCGAGCGAATGCGAGCGCACCGACAACGCGACCGCGGCCATACAAAACCGCATGAAGGTCTTCTTCGACGACACGGTTCCCATCATGCACTGCCTGATGATGGCGGGCAAGTGCACGTCATTGGACGCGTCCGGGACGAAGGACGAGGTGTGGCGCGAGGTCACCAACGTCCTGGGAAGGTTGGGCTACCAACCCGTCAGCAACGGCGCGTGA
- a CDS encoding TBC domain containing protein, putative produces MAEIKELGLNNSANAPKKGQAAEPRPTQPPAQEESTSLISMLDIFGFGTRSVLGRPAAYGMVPSMPQCECLRIAVNPPGVPEKPIKNAMNKPIPRYTKGERCARFNHWWLKCCQSAVLRKAGVYWNVVQLLENKIVVEGVKMTVADLVLGQKTTTAITLDIRRTYPSLRFYTRYGRLMLRRILMAYAFFDPEVGYVQGLNFVVANLLWHCVEEQAFWAFISLMYMYDCRCMYLQGLPGVFRRCDVIEKCMETHVPGLIEHLRKIGVHIPMIASDWLMTLCANSIPIRPLGRLWDFFFAEGWIAIFRFVLFRLKQLEPYLLTMQDVADVMKVIKYGHAKQAEAWSFIELIPGFGPTMENKGMKLVKSAYYSNCENLTNDPNKNCNNRDWMEIVVGSLKFNLTADVIDKLEQQTTDELYFECATAHKLFPNEEADCKSEGLVSHASSENDVHENVLDRDSQSAEECSRLPPNIANDKSPYETLRMHGFEDIATKLEQLAEAFQKQLADIGVSNAYALHLKALRDE; encoded by the exons ATGGCGGAAATCAAGGAGCTCGGGCTGAACAACAGCGCCAACGCGCCGAAAAAGGGCCAGGCGGCTGAGCCGAGACCTACTCAGCCGCCCGCGCAGGAGGAGTCCACGTCGCTGATATCGATGCTGGACATATTCGGCTTTGGCACGAGGAGCGTGCTCGGACGCCCGGCGGCGTACGGCATGGTGCCCTCGATGCCGCAATGCGAGTGCCTGCGCATAGCGGTCAATCCTCCGGGCGTGCCGGAAAAGCCGATAAAGAACGCCATGAACAAGCCGATACCCAGGTACACGAAGGGTGAGCGCTGCGCCCGCTTCAACCACTGGTGGCTGAAGTGCTGCCAGTCGGCAGTGCTGCGCAAGGCAGGAGTGTACTGGAACGTTGTCCAGCTCCTGGAGAACAAGATAGTGGTAGAAGGCGTCAAGATGACGGTGGCGGACCTCGTGCTCGGCCAGAAGACGACGACGGCCATCACGCTGGACATTCGCAGGACCTACCCGTCGCTCAGGTTCTACACCCGCTACGGCAGGCTCATGCTCAGGCGGATACTCATGGCTTACGCCTTCTTCGACCCTGAGGTGGGGTACGTGCAGGGGCTCAACTTCGTCGTCGCCAACCTGCTCTGGCACTGCGTCGAGGAGCAGGCGTTCTGGGCCTTCATCTCCCTCATGTACATGTACGACTGCAGGTGCATGTACCTGCAGGGGCTACCGGGGGTGTTCAGACGGTGTGACGTCATCGAAAAATGCATggaaacgcacgtgccgGGGCTCATAGAGCACCTGCGGAAAATAGGGGTACACATACCCATGATCGCATCCGACTGGCTCATGACGCTCTGCGCAAACTCCATACCCATCAGGCCACTG GGGCGGCTGTGGGACTTCTTCTTCGCGGAGGGGTGGATTGCAATTTTCAGGTTCGTGCTCTTCAGGCTGAAGCAGCTCGAGCCGTACCTGCTCACCATGCAAGACGTGGCGGACGTCATGAAGGTCATCAAGTACGGCCACGCCAAACAGGCGGAGGCCTGGAGCTTCATAGAGCTCATACCAG GGTTCGGACCGACCATGGAGAACAAGGGCATGAAGCTGGTCAAGAGCGCGTACTACTCCAACTGCGAGAACCTCACGAACGACCCCAACAAGAATTGCAACAACCGGGATTGGATGGAAATTGTAGTGGGATCACTTAAGTTTAACCTCACGGCGGATGTTATCGACAAGCTGGAGCAGCAGACGACGGACGAGTTGTACTTCGAGTGCGCCACTGCGCACAAGCTGTTCCCCAACGAGGAGGCCGACTGCAAGAGCGAGGGGCTGGTGTCGCACGCCAGCTCGGAAAACGACGTGCACGAAAACGTGCTCGACAGGGACTCGCAGTCGGCCGAAGAATGCTCGCGGCTGCCACCTAATATCGCAAACGACAAGTCCCCGTACGAGACACTGCGTATGCATGGATTTGAAGATATCGCAACCAAACTGGAGCAGCTCGCAGAGGCATTCCAGAAACAGCTTGCCGACATCGGTGTCTCCAACGCGTACGCGTTGCACCTCAAGGCATTAAGAGACGAGTGA
- a CDS encoding calcium-dependent protein kinase , putative, which yields MGNCCLRKSVCANRRVTSPQLHGDFHGRPTQQSAEDMEALLYIAPDICDVFFRGLRRPVCVPNSARDRKDGTKSGMPTASTGIDMEYQPSATEQHTNDLHQGQPGGDSIAPAPPESGAADLMRNPAEYPRIADFVLSRDLWRSRVLNRYKVTARYHVTPTAIGYGVGGSVREVFDRTSKHTYAMKTLRTFMPSRSAIVSAINEIAIYAQLDHPNIAFLHEAYEDVGVCHLIMEHCTGGELYDRLDSYKRFAEGYTKRLTVQMLLAINYLHVNGICHRDLKLENWVFGSSDLGAQLKMVDFGFSRLFQRGVPMGGTHGTVYYVDPEVIDGCYNEKCDVWSTGVIVYMLLSGSPPFNGDGDKEILWKIKRGPLKFEGARWSQVSDQAKEFITYLLNRNGTERASAYEALNHPWLSEEVQKFDDSIVTPEVMRHIAEFSKKSPLHRALVALCVLEADRNASNEIYRVFFAINTSRSGAITLKEFTDAMRKHLDMDENEAAAVFDTIAFRGTPTMQYTEFVAAVYEYYTEVDMELLAQVYYKLEALGNGRIDVNAFVACMGERFNGTLVASIFEDTDVERKGVIDFAQLQNCLVSVH from the coding sequence ATGGGAAATTGTTGCCTGCGGAAATCCGTATGCGCCAACCGGCGCGTCACGTCGCCGCAACTGCACGGCGACTTCCACGGGAGGCCGACCCAGCAATCCGCGGAAGACATGGAAGCCTtgctctacatcgcgccGGATATCTGCGACGTGTTTTTCAGAGGACTGAGGCGGCCGGTATGTGTGCCGAACTCGGCGAGGGATAGGAAGGACGGCACCAAGTCAGGGATGCCAACGGCCTCCACGGGGATAGACATGGAATACCAGCCTTCCGCGACCGAGCAGCACACAAATGACCTCCATCAGGGCCAGCCAGGCGGCGACAGTATCGCAccggcgccgccggagAGCGGCGCGGCCGACCTCATGCGGAATCCCGCGGAGTACCCTAGGATCGCCGACTTCGTGCTGAGCCGCGACCTGTGGCGCTCCCGCGTGCTCAACAGGTACAAGGTGACCGCCAGGTACCACGTCACGCCGACGGCGATAGGGTACGGCGTCGGCGGATCGGTCCGCGAGGTATTCGACCGGACGTCGAAGCACACCTACGCCATGAAAACACTCAGAACGTTCATGCCCTCGCGCAGCGCAATCGTCAGCGCAATCAACGAAATCGCAATATACGCGCAACTCGACCACCCGAACATCGCCTTCCTGCACGAGGCGTACGAGGATGTCGGGGTGTGCCACCTCATCATGGAGCACTGCACGGGCGGCGAGCTATACGACCGCCTGGACAGCTACAAGCGCTTCGCGGAGGGGTACACCAAGCGCCTGACGGTGCAGATGCTGCTCGCAATCAACTACCTGCACGTCAACGGCATCTGCCACCGGGACCTCAAGCTCGAAAACTGGGTGTTCGGCAGCTCGGACCTGGGGGCGCAGCTCAAAATGGTCGACTTCGGCTTCTCAAGGCTGTTCCAGCGGGGCGTGCCCATGGGGGGCACGCACGGGACGGTCTACTACGTGGACCCGGAGGTTATCGACGGATGCTACAACGAAAAGTGCGACGTCTGGAGCACGGGGGTGATTGTGTACATGCTGCTCTCGGGCTCACCGCCGTTCAACGGCGACGGCGACAAGGAGATACTCTGGAAGATCAAGCGGGGGCCGCTGAAGTTCGAGGGCGCGCGCTGGAGCCAGGTCTCGGACCAGGCCAAGGAGTTCATCACCTACCTCCTCAACAGGAACGGCACGGAGCGCGCGTCGGCGTACGAGGCGCTCAACCACCCGTGGCTCAGCGAGGAGGTGCAGAAGTTCGACGACAGCATCGTGACGCCGGAAGTGATGCGCCACATCGCGGAGTTCAGCAAGaagtcgccgctgcaccgTGCGCTGGTGGCGCTCTGCGTGCTGGAGGCGGACAGGAACGCCAGCAACGAAATATACAGGGTGTTCTTCGCCATCAACACCTCGCGCAGCGGAGCCATCACGCTCAAGGAGTTCACGGACGCGATGCGCAAGCACCTCGACATGGACGAAAACGAGGCTGCCGCGGTGTTCGACACCATCGCGTTCCGAGGAACGCCCACGATGCAGTACACGGAGTTCGTCGCGGCGGTTTACGAGTACTACACGGAGGTCGACATGGAGCTCCTGGCGCAGGTGTACTACAAGCTCGAGGCGCTCGGCAACGGACGCATCGACGTGAACGCCTTCGTCGCCTGCATGGGCGAACGCTTCAACGGCACGCTGGTCGCCAGCATATTCGAGGACACGGACGTGGAGCGCAAGGGCGTTATCGATTTCGCCCAGCTGCAAAATTGCCTCGTAAGCGTACACTAG
- a CDS encoding small nuclear ribonucleoprotein G, putative has product MAGGSNAGPDLRRYMEKRLDVHLNGSRHVVGVLRGYDTFMNVVLDNALEINGDEQVKLGMIVIRGNSIVYWECLDKVNTR; this is encoded by the exons ATGGCCGGAGGATCCAACGCTGGCCCAGACCTCCGCAGGTACATGGAAAAGCGCCTGGACG TGCATCTGAATGGCTCCAGGCACGTCGTCGGAGTGCTGCGCGGCTACGACACCTTCATGAACGTCGTCCTGGACAACGCGCTGGAAATCAACGGCGACGAGCAGGTCAAGCTGGGCATGATCGTCATCCGCGGGAACTCCATCGTCTACTGGGAATGCCTCGACAAGGTCAACACGCGCTAG